The following are encoded together in the Leucoraja erinacea ecotype New England chromosome 13, Leri_hhj_1, whole genome shotgun sequence genome:
- the LOC129702827 gene encoding integral membrane protein 2B-like encodes MVKVAFNSALSQKAPKKDENNETLIIPEKDPEDEVVPFRHQSRVWCWCMCLGLALMLSGVVVGGAYLYRYFIVQEGEVFFCGLKYSDPKDYLVPDIAADSQVAPYQSIEENICILEDDEVELISVLVPDFADGDPADIVHDFHRGLTAYLDLGLNKCYVIPLNSSIVMPPRSLFELLINIKAGTYLPQSYLIHEEMVVTDYIENVDELGFFIARLCHGKKSFKLQRRDLAKGIQKRDASKCFKIIHFESEVAVETRVCEQ; translated from the exons ATGGTGAAAGTGGCCTTCAACTCGGCGCTGAGCCAGAAGGCGCCCAAGAAGGATGAAAACAATGAGACGCTCATCATCCCTGAGAAG GATCCAGAGGATGAAGTCGTACCATTTAGACACCAATCACGTGTCTGGTGCTGGTGTATGTGTCTTGGACTAGCTCTCATGTTGTCCGGTGTTGTGGTTGGTGGTGCATATCTCTACCGATATTTTATCGTACAG GAAGGTGAAGTTTTCTTCTGTGGTCTCAAGTACAGTGATCCTAAAGACTATCTTGTCCCTGATATTGCTGCTGATTCACAAGTAGCTCCATACCAATCTATTGAAGAAAATATTTGCATTTTGGAGgatgatgaagttgaactgatcAGTGTTCTTGTCCCAGACTTTGCTGATGGTGATCCAGCAGATATTGTTCATGATTTCCACAGG GGTTTGACAGCATATCTTGATCTGGGTTTGAATAAATGCTATGTTATTCCACTAAATTCATCTATTGTCATGCCACCACGCAGTTTGTTTGAATTGTTAATCAACATCAAG GCTGGCACCTATTTGCCCCAGTCTTACTTGATCCACGAAGAGATGGTGGTTACTGATTATATTGAAAATGTGGATGAGCTTGGATTTTTTATTGCACGTCTTTGTCATGGGAAGAAGAGCTTCAAGCTTCAACGTAGAGATCTTGCAAAAG gAATCCAAAAGCGGGATGCATCGAAGTGTTTCAAGATTATTCATTTTGAAAGTGAAGTTGCTGTTGAAACTCGTGTTTGTGAACAATAA